ACAAGATCCAAGGGATCGGCGCAGGTTTTGTTCCGTCTGTCACCAACACGGAGCTGTTTGACGAGATCATCCTGGTTGAGAACGACGCAGCGTTCGAATACGCACGCCGTCTCGCCAAGGACGAAGGCATCCTCGTCGGCATCTCGTCGGGCGGGAACGTATTCGCCGCTCACCAACTCGCGAAGAAACTCGGCGCAGGCAAGAAGATCCTCACCGTGGCTCCGTCCACCGGCGAGCGCTACCTCTCGACTCCGCTGTTCCAATTTGAATAAGGATTGCGAAAAAAGCACGAGTCCCCACGCGGGGCTCGTGCTTTTTTTGTATAATAGAAAGCATCGCAACAAGGGGGACTTCAACCGTGACATGGACTGATCCTGAACCTATTGAAAAAAAGCGCCTGCTGCGCACGAGCGCTCGTACATTTGAAATCGGCACCCGCACGCTGATCATGGGCATCTTGAACGTCACGCCCGACTCTTTTTCCGACGGGGGTCGATGGTCGGACGTGGAGCAAGCGCTCGCGCATGCGCGGGAGATGGTGGCGCTCGGGGCCGACATCCTCGACATCGGCGGGGAATCGACCCGTCCGGGGCATGAACCGGTCTCGCCGGAGGAGGAAACGGCTCGCGTGGTGCCGGTGATTGAACGGCTTGCACGGGAACTGCCGAATGTTCCGATCTCCATCGATACATACAAAGCGTCTGTCGCTCGGGCTGCGGTGGAAGCGGGGGCGCACATCGTCAATGACGTCTGGGGCTTCCTCGGAGACCCCGACATGGCGCAGACGTGCGCGGAGCTGGGGGTGCCGGTCATTTTGATGCACAACCGCGACCTCCCGCACGAGAGCAACGTGCTCGCCAATACCCTGCAAGAGCTTCGCGAGTGCGTATCCCGCGCTCAGGCGGTCGGCATCCCGGACGAGTTGATCTGGCTCGATCCCGGCATCGGGTTTGGCAAGACGTTCGAACACAACCTCTACGTGATGCAACACTTGGAGGAGATCTGCGGGCTCGGCTATCCCGTCCTGCTTGGCACGTCGCGCAAGTCGATGATCGGACAGGCTCTCGACCTGCCTGTCGACCAACGCGTCGAAGGCACGGCGGCGACGGTGGCACTTGGCATTGCAAAGGGCGTGGAGATGGTTCGCGTTCATGATATTCAAGAAATGACCCGTGTCGCCCGCATGACCGACGCGATGGTGCGGACTTCATTTTCATTTTGATCGAGAGAAGTAGAGAGGGGATTGCTTCATGGACAAAATCTACATGAGCGGGCTGGAATTTTACGGCTACCACGGCGTGTTTGAAGAGGAAAACCG
This region of Tumebacillus amylolyticus genomic DNA includes:
- the folP gene encoding dihydropteroate synthase — encoded protein: MTWTDPEPIEKKRLLRTSARTFEIGTRTLIMGILNVTPDSFSDGGRWSDVEQALAHAREMVALGADILDIGGESTRPGHEPVSPEEETARVVPVIERLARELPNVPISIDTYKASVARAAVEAGAHIVNDVWGFLGDPDMAQTCAELGVPVILMHNRDLPHESNVLANTLQELRECVSRAQAVGIPDELIWLDPGIGFGKTFEHNLYVMQHLEEICGLGYPVLLGTSRKSMIGQALDLPVDQRVEGTAATVALGIAKGVEMVRVHDIQEMTRVARMTDAMVRTSFSF